The DNA region ATATGCCACGATGGGACAATAATCTTCTCCTTACAAAGGATGAACTAATTAATAGACACAACTATTTGCAATTGAAGGGATTCCAGAAGATGTATGGCAGCTTCATGGGGAGCAAGTGCATGTTCGAGTGTTTGAAAGGTTTAAATGGAGGATCTCTGATCTTGTGGTAAGATTGATTATCTACCATGATGTTTGGTGATGGTTGCACTATCTTCGAGTGTTTGCTTTTTGAAAGTCTTGATCTTGGATTTGATGTTGTTTAGCGCATTATCATATCTTTTGACATTGGATTTGATGTTGTTTAGTGGGTCTGAGTCCGTTTTAACATATGCCTGTTTAAAATTTCTCTCTTTATTGTTAAAACGGATTCAGACCCACTAAACAGCATCAAATCCAATGTCAAAAGATATGATAACGCACTAAACATCATCAAATCAAAGATCAGGATTTTCAAACAGCAAACACTCGAAGATATTGCAATCATCACCAAACATCACGGTAGGTAATCAATTTTACCACAAGATCAGGGATCCTCCATTTAAACCTTTGACAATTTCTGAGGCAAAAACTGTTCAACGATCACTTCGTCATCTGTGATTATGTCAACTATAAAATTTGCCTTCTTACTCTTCAAATTATTGGAAGTAACACTTATTTTGAAAGCAATGTTTTTCTTATAAGATCGTTGAGAGTTTGTGGTAAAACGGAGCCATCAtccttaaattttgaaaaataatcagAATCTATTAAATCCCACATTGTTCTTTCAGGGGATGATGGATCCTCTAGATCTACTGTTCTTGGTATGGTGAGTTATGTTCTAAGAATCCAAGGAGGACAATAAGAGAGATATTAAGAAATAATGAGGTACCTACTGTTCTATCACTTGTGTGTATTAGAAGTTTAGTACatgtttaagtattttatatattttttaattcgtactgttttaagtattttgtttatatataattctaATTAATACTGTTTACAGTATGAAAAATAACAATATGCTAAGTATGAATCATAAAATTCATAGTTATAACGAAGCAAAATTACTATACTTTTCCTAAGCTTTTACACTCTGATTGAGGTTTGTACTGTCGGCTCCGGTGGTTGGTGGTTCTCACCACCACCGGGAACGGGTAAGACTCTGGGAAAAGAGGCTCTCAAAGCTCTTTACCGCCGGCTTTCTGTCTCCGGGAAGGGATGGTTCTTCTAATATCTTTATCGTCGGCTTTGTGTCTCTAGGAAGGATGGTTTTTCTAGCATCTCGATCACCGAAACTTATGTTCTTGTGTGGtgaattaatattagtttgaagtcgtgggaatattgcttttgtttggttcttgttGTTTCAGTCACTTCGTTGCATCCTAAGTTAGCTTTTTGGGTTCgttttttgtgatttatgttCGCTGTGGAGGTATCTACTAGACCTTATCTTGGACCTTTGTGGTTTTGGGAGATCGTTTCTAGACGAAGCAGTTAACTTGATCTTCAGTTTTTCTCTTGCGAGGAGGTGGTCAGTTTTTTGTTCTGTAGGTCACTTGGCTGCCTTGCGAGTGTCCGCGTGTAAGAACTGGTGGTCTTCTTTGACGTTTTCCCAAGTAGCGTTTCAAGGTCTTTTGTCcttgtatcttagttttagtGGTGGTTTCTGGTCATGCAAATTTCACATGGATAGCAGCTGCTGGAGTTGGTGTAGATTTGACCTCTCGATTGTTTCTGATGTTGCTGGTTCTAATATGGCTTGGTGATATTCCCTTCAGGGTTGGGACTGCTCAAGACATGTGTTCTTTAGGTCAGCTCCATTGATATCGAATTCTTCTCGAAAGGTGGAAGGAATAGAGTTGTgaatataaataagttttaggctcagtttatgtctttgttttattttgtttggtttatgttctttGTCTTTGATTTCTTATCGATACTATGTATCTCAACTTTCTtcgagtaaaaaaaaaaaaagaggtttgTACTGTCAATTAGGTTCAATGgaggaaaaataaaaacaaattcttttttttgatcaaataaaaacaaattcaacACACAAAATAAACATTATTTGTCAGTATCTCACTTTTATtacttcagaaaaaaaaatgcagaGCATAACTCAGCCATAGCAAAATCCAATTCAAAAGATACAACATGAACTCCAATTTGGGAGAAATGTTTAGACAACTCCACACACAGCACATTATTCGAAAGATGCTTGCCATTGAAGAGTTTCTCCAGCGAACATTGGAACTATCTCTCCAAATGAGAAGGACAAAACCTCAGGAACCTTCCAAGGAGCTTTCTTCAGTGTGGTCTTTGAAGAGTTTCTTGGGAGGCCATAGAAATCAGGTCCATTGAAGCTTGTGAAAGCTTCCAACTTGTCAAGCGCACCCGCCTGAGGTAAAAGATATGAACATTAAAGGAAACTCCAAAACCGGGAAAAGTAAACCGTTTGAAGTTACCTCATCAAAGACCTTGGCGTATAGAGACAGGGCAACAGGAGCGCTGTAAATACCAGCACATCCACATgatgtttcttttcttctccgtTCATGTGGAGCACTGTCTGTGCCCAGGAAGAACTTCTTGCTTCCACTAGTTACAGCCTTAACAATGGCTTCTCCTGTAGACAAGAAGTAAAGCACAGTGAGATTCAGAAAGCAGATATAAGGAAATGAAATCTGGATGATCTAGAGGGAAAGTGAAGAGCATACGGTGTATCTCTCTTTTGAGAACGGGAAGGCAGTAGTTGTGCGGTTGTAATCCACCTTGGAAAAGAGCGTTCCTGTTGAGAAGGAGATGTTGTGGTGTGACTGTTGCACCAACAAACCCTGGAAGCCAACCAGAAGGGTATGAGACTGGAAGATTAGCAAAAGACCAAAAGATGAGAATGAAATTTAAGAAAGTTACAAAACCTTCTTTGCAAGATTCAACGAAGTTCACAGCATCCATGGTAGTGATGTGTTCCATCACTACTTTCAGCTGTGGAAGGCGTTGGATTAAAGGCTGCAGAACTGTCTCAATGAAGATTTTCTCGCGGTCAAAGACATCAATACTCGGATCCGTGACCTCTCCATGAACCTAACCATAACACATTCCTTAGACAAGAAAGTCTAAATGACAAAAATGTCTAAATCTGCAGCGTGATTTATTTACCAGAAGAGGCATGTTCTGTTTGACCATCTCTTCTAGTACTGGCAAGCATTTTCCAAAGAGGTCTGTAACACCATCTTGAGAGTTAGTTGTGGCTCCCGCAGGGTACAGCTTCACCGCATAAACCACACCACTTTCCCCTAAAAAACGAGATACATTATacataaaaatgtatttgaCTATGATGAAGAAACAATGGGAAAAGTACTTACTGGCAAGCTTGATCTCCTGAGGTTGGGTTTTGTCAGTCAAATAAAGAGTCATTAGTGGATCAAAGCTGGTCCCAACCGGCAAAGCTTTCATGATAGATTCACGGTAAGTAATGGCAGCTGCAGTGGAGGTCACAGGGGGCTTCAGATTCGGCATCACGATCGCTCTCCTAAAATGACTCGCACTACACACATGTACACAACCCATTTCTCATCAGACAAAACACTAAGCATCAACGGAAATTGAAGGAATATATTCAGAACAAACAAGAACCACTCCATtgatatataaatgtaaatagtagggagaatataaatataaacctGTGGGGAACAACAGCCTGAAGAAGATCGCCATCACGGAGATGAAGATGCCAATCATCAGGCTGAGTGATTGTGAGTTCCATTCTTACTGCTCTAGTCTTCAATTTCTTACAAGATTTCAGTTTCTGAGATCCAAATCCCTACACAAAGAGGAGTAACTAGTAGTTTACTCACATTATAATGGTCTCAAGACCCACATGGACAACGagatgattaaaataaaatacaaaccGGGTCAAATGGATTGAATGGtcaatgaaaattaaaaaagaaagactGAGAAGTGGAGGAGGCATAGTACATACAACAACACTACAAGGAGAAACAAGAGTCTTGATCATCACAATGCCTTTGCAAGATTCACCTGTTTACAAAGGGTAATAagatttagaaagaaaaaaagacattaAAAAAAGGGAACGATTTGTGTTTGTCATTGAGATATGAAGACAGAAACAAAACATAGAAGCTCTATTCAATATCTGACTGAAACAAATTTCAAAAGCTCATAGAGACATTTGGTCGAACAACTTATCTGCGATATATTTTAAAGCTTtatctattattaaaaaaaaaatgttaaaacgtTACCGAGTTTAGAGCATAGattgtttgaaaattaaaa from Raphanus sativus cultivar WK10039 unplaced genomic scaffold, ASM80110v3 Scaffold2999, whole genome shotgun sequence includes:
- the LOC108849410 gene encoding dihydroorotase, mitochondrial-like — encoded protein: MIKTLVSPCSVVGFGSQKLKSCKKLKTRAVRMELTITQPDDWHLHLRDGDLLQAVVPHSASHFRRAIVMPNLKPPVTSTAAAITYRESIMKALPVGTSFDPLMTLYLTDKTQPQEIKLARESGVVYAVKLYPAGATTNSQDGVTDLFGKCLPVLEEMVKQNMPLLVHGEVTDPSIDVFDREKIFIETVLQPLIQRLPQLKVVMEHITTMDAVNFVESCKEGFVGATVTPQHLLLNRNALFQGGLQPHNYCLPVLKREIHREAIVKAVTSGSKKFFLGTDSAPHERRRKETSCGCAGIYSAPVALSLYAKVFDEAGALDKLEAFTSFNGPDFYGLPRNSSKTTLKKAPWKVPEVLSFSFGEIVPMFAGETLQWQASFE